GAGTGAGTGGTACTGGCTGGGCAATTGGAAGGAAATTGATGGCCCTATTTAAAGCCAGTCTCTACCAGATGCAGCAGAGAGCAGAGGTGAGCTGTGTCACCAGAGCCATGTTATGTTAATAGAGTTTATTTGGGGAGGAAGTTTTGTTAAGTTACATTAAATTaagttcactgtaaataaattgctCACCTTGGAAACCTGAACTGTCGGCATAGTCTGCTTCCCTACCACCTTCCTTGACGTTCGAGTCTGACTacttcacaaacatcaacaTCCTTCCAGTAGACAAGGGTAGGTGCACAGTTCTGCTAGACCAGAAAGACTAACAGGAGAAAATCTACTTATGAGCCCCAGGAAGCATtcggatcagtatttaaggtctGACCCTCGTCACTGGTGGTCTAAGCAATGGCGCCTGTGTTTGGCTTTGCCGCTGCTGCTACAGCTCGTTGGAGACGACAGTGTAGTTTTTCACTGCCGTCACTTGTCGTTTGCAATATACTTTTTGCTCTTTTGTATTCTGACGtttcttctgctgctttaaTTTATGATCGGGATACACTGTTAAACATCAAAGACTCAATGGAGATCtactgtgacagctgggacagcTACAGAAAaactttttctcctcctctggaGTGTTCCGCACCTGACTGCGTGCTACTGTGCACAACTCGCGGCATTTCCACCCTCAAGAGACGAAAAAGGGGAACGAGGGCCGGCGTCCAGGTGAAACGGAGAAGGTACTGGAGGCTAGCTGCTTTGCTGTGGGGTGACTCTCGGTGTCTGCGACCAGTTCCCCTCCTGTCGTTTGCTGGGGATGTTACGCTGCCGCCTGGGACCCGAGCCCCATGGCTCGAAAGCAGTTTGCTCACTCTGTGTCCGTCATCCATTTCCCGTTTTGTTGGTGACAGCTACGTCTGCTCATCGATCAAGGTTTTTTCCAACTCTGGAGTCGCTGCCCTGTCCGGCAGGTCCACAGGTTTGCACAGGTGTTTAATTCAAGTACCGCTGCAGTCAGATGTAGATTCCGCAGATAAACCGTCATCAATTCGGTTCGCCCTGCTTAACGTTCGCTCTATAACGAacaaatcatttattttaaatgatctttTTATCAAAGAGTCTCTAGGTTTTATGTGTCTGACTGAGACGTGGCAGCAAAATAAGGATTATGTCCACCTGAATGAAATCTGCCCGTCTGGCTGTTCTGTCATTGGAACTCCGCGTCTTTTAGGACGTGGTGGAGGACTTGCTGCTGTTTACCAGGACAGACTCATATGCAAACTGGTGACTTCGGACTTCTTCTCTTCATTTGAGTCACAGATGATGAAGGTCGGTTCTCTGAAAaccttttattgtattttaatctATCGACCTCCTGGACCTGCTGGGGTCTTTCTAACTGAATTTAACGACCTTCTGACATCGATCATTAAACTGGAGAGGGTTGTAATATTGGGAGACTTAAACCTTCATATTGATGACGCTTCCTGTAACACTGCTGCTGAGCTCATCACTATCACTGAGTCTTTTAACTTTAAGCAGCATGTTTCTGGCCCCACACATACGAAGGGCCACACTCTTGATCTTGTTTTCTCCCTgggtttaaatatatatgatgTATGTGTGGAAGATGTCCATGTGAGTGACCATAGTTGTATattctttaatttgtcattttacgTGGATCCTTCACCTCCTAAATTGATGATCCAAAGGCGGATTATAAACCAGGATGCTGCTAGAAGGTTTTCTGCCATGTTTGTCCCTCGCATGGCTCAAAATGATATGGATTCacttattttgtcttttaacaATCAATGTAAATCTATTTTAGATACGGTGACACCTCTGAAACTAAATGTTGTCCATTCTTCAAATTTCTGTCCTTGGATAAATGAAAGTATTCGAAATTTTAGGAGATATTGTCGCAAATTAGAACGTTTATGGAAGGCTTCCAAGCTTGAGGTCCATAGGGTACATCTCAAGGAATCAATTTTCTCACTTAACAACATGATAAAAAATGCCAGAACGGAATATTTTGCTAATTTAATagcttcaaaaaagaaaaatcccagagTATTGTTTGATACAATTAAAAACATTGTCTCTCCTGATATTCCTCATGTACCAGTCTATACTGAATCTGACTGTAATGACTTTTTAAACTATTTTGTTAATAAGGTCGCTGCTGTCAGGTCTAATATTTCTCCATCATCCTCTCAGTATCACATTGACACGTTGTTTACCTCTGATACCTGGTCCTCTTTTACTCCTGTTACCTTACAGGACATCAGTGCTCTGCTTGGTCGAATGAAACTGACTTCAAGCCACCTTGATGTACTTCCTCCATCATTTTTCATTAGTGTGTTTGACTCTATTGGCCCCTGTATTCTGGAAATAATTAATACTTCTCTTTATACTGGCTCAGTTCCCAGCTATTTTAAACAAGCTATTGTTGAACCAATATTAAAGAAGCCAAATTTGGACCCATCTCTTCCAAACTGTTACAGGCCAATATCAAAACTTCCATTGGTGTCAAAGATTTTGGAAAAAATAGTTGCAGAACAACTTATAAACTTTTTGGAAAAGAACAATGTTCTGGACATTTTCCAGTCTGGTTTCCGCAAATTGCACTCCACTGAAACCGCTTTGCTTAAAGTGTCTAGTgacattctgatggcagcagacTCTGGAGAGTACACTGTTCTGGTTATGTTGGAtctcagctctgcttttgatACTGTTGATCACAGCATCATGATAAATAGGCTGAAGGACTTGTTTGGGATTACTGGCgttgttttaaaatggtttatGTCGTATCTATCTGAGAGATCCTTTACTGTCTGTATAAATCATGTGCTGTCGGaaacatcagttctgttttctgGGGTACCTCAAGGATCTGTTTTAGGTCCTATTCTCTTTTTGCTGTATATCCTCCCTCTAGGCCACATTATCAGACGTTACAATAATATTTCTTATCAtctctatgctgatgacattcagttgTACTGTTCTTTCAAAGCTTCTGAGTTGTATAAATTGTCTTGTTTAAATAATTGTCTGTCAGAAATCAAACAATGGTTAAATGACAATTTCCTTCAGTTAAATGCAGATAAACCAGAAACTTTGATTATTGCACCTGATCACATGCTCTCAGAAATTAGGCAGTATCAGTTTTTTAGACCCTTCATTTCAGTCGAGTCTCAGAAACTTAGGTGTTGTATTTGACAGTTCGATGTCTCTTGAGAAACACTCTAAACAACTTGTCCGGAACAGTTTTTATCAtctaagaaacatttctaaactcaggctactggtgtcaaaggcagaacttgagatgattactcatgcttttatctcttctcgtttggattattgtaacggtCTTTTTACGTGTCTCAACAAACCAGCTCTGGATCGCCTTCAGTCTGTACAGAATGCAGCGGCAAGACTTTTAACTGGTACAAACAAGAGGTCACACATTACTccagttttggcttctcttcattggttgcctgtaaattttagggttcattttaaaattttcgtTGTAACTTTTAGAGCTCTGCACGGTGAAGCTCCCCAGTATATCTCTGACCTGTTGAAACCTCATGCTTCATCCCGAGCACTTAGGTCTTCAGGTCAGAGGCTACTGGTGGTCCCACGTACTAGATTTAAAACACGTGGGGATCGGGCTTTTCAGGCACCgaggctgtggaactctctgccgttgtctttacgctgtctagactctactgactcctttaaaaagcagctgaagacatttttatacaaacgggcttttaactaatttaattaattttaacttgtatgtctgatcttactgtaaagcactttgtgattttatctgtgaaatgtgctatataaataaattttacttacttacttactgaaTGGAGCACAACCTGGGTGTCAACACAGAGCCATGCAGAcatacactcatcccccctccccttccaaaCGCCTCCGATGCTTACGGTGGCTCAAAGGGGAGCAGCACATATGCTGCAGGCCCGGATGTGCTGTCTACACGGCTCTCTCCTTttactcatccctgttgcttgtcatgtgtttctatggtgtattaaGAGCTTTTCATGTGCTATGCGCTGAggtgatttttttctgttctcaaactgacctccctgttggagctcagtctggggggggttctttttcctccttgtccttcctcatgttgtgcatttttcCATTGTTCGGTTCTGGGTCGCTGCTCGTGCTGCTGACCGGCCAGCTACctacctgtctccccaatgtgatgtttgtgtattgcaTGTACGGTCGGCACGGTCAGTCTCTTAATTGCCCCtgggggataaataaagtcttctgaatctgaacaccatccccacagagacagcagcagggaggaaCATCAGGTCAACAAGGCCCTGAGTAAACGTGGACATCTGTCAAAGCTGGAGGCAGGGCTGCAACAATTCATCAACATCCATGATACTGACTATAAAAACTTGTCGACGTGTCATACGTGTTTTTATAACTGTAATACACTACAGGCAGCTATGGGGCAGTATCACCTATACTGTCTGCCAAGACTGCATTTAATACCAACGAAGAAGAACACAGTGCGACCGGCAAAGCAGGAGGACGGAAGAAAACGGAAactgagattttaaaaaatgtgaaagcaTTTCACAGAAAGCAAAGTTAAATGCAAACTGTGCAAAGCAGAGCCAGCCGTGCACGGCTGGAGCTGTGACGTCACCATTTCACTTTTGTTAGCTAATGTGACAGTAAACCATTAAGCAGGAGTAGTTACAGTCTCCTAGTCCGCCCCCACCCCAGCATTCATATTGGTGAATGTGAGGAAGGTGGTGCACCTGTTCCAGCTAACATTAACCATAACCATATAGGAGAGTTAGACGTGTACATCCAGGTGGACGAGGTGGGAGACGCTCCCCGACACTTAGCCAAGTCTCTGTTACAAACAGAAAGTAGAGGtcatggaggaagtggaggcATTTAGATTTATTCACACGAGATCTCTCATTAACCAGACACTGGCCAAACTGGATGAGCAACCCTCCCCATTCATCCAGAGGACGCCTCACCAGCTCGTGGTCCCCGGTGTCTGCAGCTTTTGGTGTTTGTAACTCACAAATTATACTGCAAAGGTCACATGActgaaacaataataaaaatgtctAAACCTGCTGTAATACTATGTAAAACTAAAGGTAGTGTCATATTAtccttttgtttatttgaactttttttGGTGGGAAATTTGAGCATCATATGTAATCCATGACCACACAGGTCTGACAGATCTGCTTACACTAGTTAATGATTGCAATGCAAAAATAATGTTAGAACACAAACGCGTTACCTGCAGGAAGGAGAATGCAGCTCCCTCTGAGACGTCCATGATGATGTCACCCAGCTTCAGCTCCACCTTTCCTGACTTCCTGATCTGCAGCTTACCCAGAAATCCTTCTGGGAACTGCGAGAGCACAGGACAGCCCTCTTTCACTGCACTCtgagtgcgcacacacacacacacacacacgcacacacacacacacacacacacacacactctttagaAGCAGTTACAACAGTCCACTGTGCTTCAGTGAGGCTTGACGATGCAGACCACAGATCACGTGATGGTGTTTCAGGCTGAGTGTTTCCTGTGCAGTGGGTAAAATGCGAAGTCAAAGCCACGCGTGAGATGTTAGGAGCCCTGGTGTCTGAACCTGACTGTGGCTGATTTGGGGATTCTGAATTAGACACCGGTGTGGATGTGCGTGTAACAGCTTGTTGTGTTAGTACTGTTATGAGTTGGTGACCTATGCAGGGAGTATGCTGCagcttgtttatgtttttatggtCTGCAGGGCAGCGTCCTGCTGGGGGTAGCTGCTGCTGCCTTGGAGGGCAGCGCTGGGTCCACAACAATCTTTATGTGGGTAGCACGGATGAAGCGTTGTTTCAGCCGCTTCCAAAACACCTGAGAATGAACGAGGACGTGCAACAAAATCCAAAGGGAGGATTTTAGTCCTGGAATCTGTTCCACAAATCAGTGAATTTCGCCAGCAGCTGCTTTACATAATTTTGTAAAATTAAATTAACATAGCATAACATAAATATCTGTGATGAGAGAGGTGTTCACCGCCTCTGTGCTGCAGGAAACACTTGTACAGCTGTCAGGCAGAAACACTGCTGAGCTCTAGGTTTGACCTCACTGGCACAGCTTAGCTGTTTCTGTCAGCGACCGTTAACTAAGGACGTCTGCAGGAAGAGGACTGCATGCTGTACCACTGTATTAGGCTGGAAGCAGAAGATGCAAACAAAAATGGCCGAGGAGCTTATGGATAGATGCAAACAAAGCTTTCAGGGCTGATGTTAGGAATCACGCTCAAACATCTGGATGGGTCAGTCCTTTAACATGTGTTTATCCCGTCTACTCACTTTTGCTTGAAGATGTGGAGTCCTCTTCACTTCATGCTTGCCCTCCTTTGTTGCAGGCGTCTCTGCTGCAGGCCCAGGAGCCAGGTCGACCTTCGCTCCAGACGCTCTGCCTGGCATGCAGTCGGGCAGCTGCATGAAGAAGAGCTCCTCCCTGCCGGACAGGCTGAGATCCTGCAGCAGTTCTACCAGCGACGGCTGCTCTGATTTAGGCCGCTCGGTCCTGCTGGTCCCTGCACAGGACTGAGGTCTGAACACAGTGGGCCTCTCTGGACCTGCCATCACAACACAGAGTGATCACTACTCACAGACAGACatgcaggagctcagtgaggACACTGTCTGTCATCCACCACATCACTCAGTGCAAAGTCAGTGAGCTCTGCTACTCTGCTGCCTGCCTTCATGAAGGCCTCCACCTTCAGCAGCTCTGCAAAGGGTAGCTCATCTTTCCCTCTGCTGCCCACGCAGGTCCCTTCAGCTCCTCCTTTTTTAACTTCCCTT
Above is a genomic segment from Maylandia zebra isolate NMK-2024a linkage group LG8, Mzebra_GT3a, whole genome shotgun sequence containing:
- the zgc:171971 gene encoding DNA-directed RNA polymerase III subunit RPC4 isoform X1; this translates as MSDSGDAASVPGFSSPSSGAGLGRALAARVRTLTSPPPPGRLTSLRTRDLTLGGGFKKTKKTFEPNVHAVRKSKDELKEEIHVAPKKERRDRNERRRESRGRRKERPQTIQSHSIFEQGPADSVRKTGWHGATHLQESATSPVCKLLKKETKEEEEDEILSKLQRDDFIDDPGLRNDAKLKPIQLPLCQSSSRTLTSRTRPERPTVFRPQSCAGTSRTERPKSEQPSLVELLQDLSLSGREELFFMQLPDCMPGRASGAKVDLAPGPAAETPATKEGKHEVKRTPHLQAKSAVKEGCPVLSQFPEGFLGKLQIRKSGKVELKLGDIIMDVSEGAAFSFLQSCDLCSIICELQTPKAADTGDHELVRRPLDEWGGLLIQFGQCLVNERSRVNKSKCLHFLHDLYFLFVTETWLSVGERLPPRPPGCTRLTLLYGYG